GCTCACCCGTAAACGGGTCTGTCAATTCCTTCAAACTTAGCTGGTCGACAATTATATCTTCTTGTAACTGCTCTCGGATATATTTTGCTATTGCCTCTTTGTTTCGTCCCACCGTATCCACAAAATATCCTTTGCACCAAAAATGCCTGTTTCCATACTTATATTTTAAATT
The genomic region above belongs to Propionispora hippei DSM 15287 and contains:
- a CDS encoding transposase → NLKYKYGNRHFWCKGYFVDTVGRNKEAIAKYIREQLQEDIIVDQLSLKELTDPFTGEPVKKS